Proteins from a single region of Fusobacterium gonidiaformans ATCC 25563:
- the nrdD gene encoding anaerobic ribonucleoside-triphosphate reductase: protein MVKKVIKRDGTVIDFDAKRIVHAISMAFKQNSRTIPEELISKIAHQIENLENKIMSVEEIQDLVVKKLMASSEKDIAMAYQSYRTLKTEIRNKEKSIYKQIGELVDASNESLLVENANKDAKTISVQRDLLAGISSRDYYLNKIVPRHIKEAHIKGEIHLHDLDYLLFRETNCELVDIERMLKGGCNIGNAKMLEPNSVDVAVGHIIQIIASVSSNTYGGCSIPYLDRALVPYIQKSFYKHFKRGLHYTEDFEEEKVENILNSYQREEIIYDNQELKETYPKAYRYASDLTEESVKQAMQGLEYEINSLSTVNGQTPFTTIGIGTETSWEGRLVQKYVFKTRMGGFGKNKETAIFPKIAYAMTEKLNLNPDSPNWDIAQLAFECMTKSIYPDILFVTQEQWEQGTVVYPMGCRAFLSPWKNKEGKEIYAGRFNFGATSMNLPRMAIKHQGDEKGFYQELDRILEICKENSIFRAKYLEKTTADIAPILWMYGALAEKEEKETIADLIWGGYATVSIGYIGLSEVSQLLYGKDFSQDEKVYKKSFAILKYIADKLEQFKAETGLGFAMYGTPSESLCDRFARMDQKEFGNIPGITDKGYYDNSFHVSSKLKMDQFEKLRLEALGHQYSKGGHISYIETDSLQKNIEAIPAILRYAKSVGIHYMGINQPVDKCYVCGYKGEFSATENGFACPQCGNHDNKKMSVIRRVCGYLAQPNSRPFNKGKQKEIMSRVKHNS, encoded by the coding sequence GTGGTAAAAAAAGTAATTAAGAGAGATGGAACAGTCATTGATTTCGATGCAAAAAGAATTGTACATGCAATTTCTATGGCATTTAAACAAAATTCTAGAACGATTCCGGAAGAACTGATTTCTAAGATTGCTCACCAAATAGAAAATCTAGAAAACAAGATTATGAGTGTGGAAGAAATACAAGATTTGGTAGTAAAAAAATTGATGGCTTCTTCTGAAAAAGATATTGCCATGGCATATCAAAGTTATAGAACGTTGAAAACAGAAATTCGGAATAAAGAAAAAAGTATTTATAAACAAATTGGAGAGTTAGTGGATGCTTCTAATGAAAGTTTACTGGTAGAAAATGCCAACAAAGATGCAAAAACCATTTCCGTACAAAGAGATTTACTAGCAGGAATTTCCTCAAGAGATTATTATTTGAATAAAATTGTTCCAAGACATATTAAGGAAGCTCATATCAAAGGAGAGATTCATTTACATGATTTGGATTATTTACTATTTCGAGAAACAAACTGTGAATTAGTAGATATTGAAAGAATGCTAAAAGGTGGTTGTAATATTGGAAATGCAAAAATGTTAGAACCAAACTCCGTCGATGTTGCTGTGGGACATATTATTCAAATTATAGCTTCCGTATCTTCTAATACTTATGGAGGATGTTCCATTCCTTATTTAGATAGAGCCTTAGTTCCTTATATTCAAAAAAGTTTCTATAAACATTTTAAAAGAGGATTGCACTATACAGAAGATTTTGAGGAAGAAAAAGTAGAAAATATTTTAAATTCTTATCAAAGAGAAGAAATTATTTATGATAATCAAGAATTAAAAGAAACATATCCAAAGGCCTATCGTTATGCAAGCGATTTAACAGAAGAATCTGTAAAACAAGCAATGCAAGGTTTGGAATATGAAATTAACTCCTTATCGACAGTCAATGGACAGACACCTTTTACAACGATAGGGATTGGGACAGAAACTTCTTGGGAAGGTAGATTAGTACAAAAATATGTTTTTAAAACAAGAATGGGAGGTTTCGGTAAGAATAAAGAAACAGCTATTTTTCCAAAGATTGCTTATGCTATGACAGAAAAATTAAACTTAAATCCGGATTCGCCAAACTGGGATATTGCTCAACTTGCTTTTGAATGTATGACAAAATCGATTTATCCTGATATTTTATTTGTAACACAAGAACAATGGGAGCAAGGAACGGTTGTATACCCTATGGGATGTCGAGCTTTTCTATCTCCTTGGAAAAATAAAGAAGGAAAAGAAATTTATGCAGGGCGTTTCAATTTTGGGGCGACAAGTATGAATTTACCTAGAATGGCAATCAAACATCAAGGAGACGAAAAAGGATTTTATCAAGAATTAGATAGAATCTTAGAAATTTGTAAAGAGAATTCTATTTTTAGAGCAAAATACTTAGAAAAAACAACGGCAGACATTGCCCCAATTTTATGGATGTATGGAGCTTTGGCAGAAAAAGAGGAAAAAGAAACGATTGCTGATTTAATCTGGGGCGGATACGCAACGGTATCTATTGGATATATTGGTTTATCGGAAGTATCTCAATTATTGTATGGAAAAGATTTTTCACAAGATGAAAAAGTATACAAAAAATCCTTTGCTATTTTGAAATATATTGCAGATAAATTAGAACAGTTTAAAGCAGAAACAGGCTTAGGTTTTGCCATGTATGGAACTCCATCCGAATCTTTATGTGATCGTTTTGCCAGAATGGATCAAAAAGAGTTTGGAAATATTCCCGGAATTACGGATAAGGGATATTATGATAATTCTTTCCATGTATCTTCAAAATTAAAGATGGATCAATTTGAAAAGTTACGTTTAGAAGCTTTAGGACATCAATATTCGAAAGGAGGACATATCAGTTATATTGAAACAGATTCTCTACAAAAGAATATTGAAGCAATTCCGGCTATTTTACGTTATGCAAAATCGGTGGGAATTCATTATATGGGAATCAATCAACCGGTAGATAAATGTTATGTATGTGGATATAAGGGAGAATTTTCAGCAACAGAAAATGGTTTTGCCTGTCCACAATGTGGAAATCATGATAATAAGAAAATGAGTGTGATTCGTAGAGTGTGTGGTTACTTAGCTCAACCTAATTCCAGACCTTTTAATAAAGGAAAACAAAAGGAAATTATGAGCCGAGTAAAGCATAATAGCTAA
- the fba gene encoding class II fructose-1,6-bisphosphate aldolase, whose protein sequence is MGYTYRELGLSNTREMFAKANREGYAVPAFNFNNMEMALAIVEACAEMGSPVILQCSAGAIKYMGYDVAPLMAKAAVDRARNMGSDIPVALHLDHGADLETVKKCIAAGFSSVMIDASHYDYEENIKVTKEVVEYAHKNAGEYVSVEAELGVLAGIEDDVHAEEHKYTNPEEVIDFVGRTGVDSLAIAIGTSHGAHKFKPGEDPKLRLDVLDAVAEKLGSFPIVLHGSSAVPKKYVDMIKEFGGEMKDAIGIPDSELRGATKSTVAKINVDTDGRLAFTAGVRQVLGTNPKEFDPRKYLGAGQKEMKEYYKTKVQDVFGSEGAYVKGTK, encoded by the coding sequence ATGGGATACACATATCGTGAGTTAGGTTTATCAAATACAAGAGAAATGTTTGCAAAAGCAAATAGAGAAGGGTATGCAGTGCCTGCATTCAACTTCAACAATATGGAAATGGCTTTGGCAATTGTAGAAGCTTGTGCAGAAATGGGATCACCAGTTATTTTACAATGTTCCGCAGGAGCTATTAAATATATGGGTTATGATGTTGCACCTTTAATGGCAAAGGCAGCAGTAGACAGAGCAAGAAATATGGGTTCTGATATTCCAGTAGCTTTGCATTTAGATCATGGGGCTGATTTAGAAACTGTAAAAAAATGTATTGCAGCAGGATTCTCATCTGTTATGATTGATGCTTCTCATTATGATTATGAAGAAAATATTAAAGTAACAAAAGAAGTTGTAGAATATGCTCATAAAAATGCTGGAGAATATGTTAGTGTAGAAGCAGAATTAGGAGTATTAGCCGGAATTGAAGATGATGTTCATGCCGAAGAACATAAATATACAAATCCGGAAGAAGTCATTGATTTCGTAGGAAGAACCGGAGTTGACTCTTTAGCAATTGCGATTGGAACTTCTCATGGAGCTCATAAATTTAAACCGGGAGAAGATCCTAAATTGAGATTAGATGTACTAGATGCTGTGGCAGAAAAATTGGGAAGTTTCCCAATTGTATTGCATGGATCTTCTGCAGTCCCTAAAAAATATGTAGATATGATTAAAGAATTTGGTGGAGAAATGAAAGATGCAATTGGAATTCCGGACTCTGAACTTCGAGGAGCGACAAAATCTACTGTTGCTAAAATCAATGTAGATACGGATGGAAGATTAGCATTTACTGCTGGTGTAAGACAAGTATTAGGAACCAATCCAAAAGAATTCGATCCAAGAAAATACTTAGGAGCAGGACAAAAAGAAATGAAAGAATACTATAAAACAAAAGTACAAGACGTATTCGGTTCTGAAGGAGCTTACGTAAAAGGAACGAAATAA
- a CDS encoding CbiQ family ECF transporter T component: MLKNKIYLLLFIIIFAINLFFQDWRTLSLSFLFLLCWNIAYNSQFKQQLKRIWILFFFYLSTFVIQLYYHQEGKVLVQLFGFYITLEGVQQFLGNFLRILNLILLSWIVANQKIFHGRFARYQEIIETVIEFVPQVFILFRKKMKIKWFFRYILKKIQEKQ; encoded by the coding sequence TTGTTAAAAAATAAAATTTACTTGCTATTATTTATCATAATATTTGCAATAAATTTATTTTTTCAAGATTGGAGAACCCTATCTCTTTCTTTTTTATTCTTGTTATGTTGGAATATTGCCTATAATTCTCAATTCAAGCAACAACTGAAAAGAATTTGGATTTTGTTCTTCTTTTATCTTTCCACTTTTGTAATACAACTTTATTATCATCAAGAAGGGAAAGTATTAGTACAACTTTTTGGTTTCTATATTACTTTAGAGGGAGTACAACAATTTTTAGGAAATTTTTTACGAATTCTGAATTTAATTTTACTCTCTTGGATTGTGGCAAATCAGAAAATTTTTCATGGACGTTTTGCAAGATATCAGGAAATAATAGAAACTGTGATTGAATTTGTTCCACAAGTGTTTATTCTTTTTCGTAAGAAAATGAAAATAAAATGGTTTTTTAGATATATTTTAAAAAAAATACAGGAAAAACAATAA
- the serS gene encoding serine--tRNA ligase, producing MLEARFIRENREKVQEMLKNRNNSLDLSEFDRLDAERREILSEVEALKRERNTESAKIAQFKKEGKDASEVIKAMGMTSAKIKELDTKLAEVEEKVNYILMIIPNMYHETTPIGKDEEENVEIRKWGTPREFAFTPKSHWEIGEELGILDFERGAKLSGSRFVLYRGAAARLERALISFMLDTHTTEHGYTEHLTPFMVKSEVCEGTGQLPKFEEDMYKTTEDNMYLISTSEITMTNIHRKEILDQAELPKYYTAYSPCFRREAGSYGKDVKGLIRVHQFNKVEMVKITDNKTSYDELEKMVNNAETILQKLELPYRVIALCSGDIGFSAAKTYDLEVWLPSQNKYREISSCSNCEDFQARRMGLKYRPQGENKSEFCHTLNGSGLAVGRTLVAIMENYQQEDGSFLIPKVLVPYMGGMEVVKK from the coding sequence ATGCTAGAAGCTAGATTTATTCGAGAAAACAGAGAAAAAGTACAGGAGATGTTAAAAAATAGAAATAACTCTTTAGATTTATCGGAATTTGACCGTTTAGATGCGGAAAGAAGAGAAATTTTATCCGAAGTAGAAGCGTTAAAGAGGGAAAGAAATACAGAATCTGCAAAAATTGCTCAATTCAAAAAAGAAGGAAAAGATGCTTCTGAAGTAATTAAAGCAATGGGAATGACTTCTGCTAAAATCAAAGAATTAGATACAAAATTAGCCGAAGTAGAAGAAAAAGTAAACTATATTTTGATGATTATTCCAAATATGTATCATGAGACAACACCAATCGGAAAAGATGAAGAGGAAAATGTAGAAATTCGAAAATGGGGAACTCCAAGAGAATTTGCTTTCACACCAAAATCACATTGGGAAATTGGAGAAGAGTTAGGAATTCTAGATTTTGAAAGAGGAGCAAAACTTTCAGGGTCTCGTTTTGTATTATATCGAGGAGCTGCTGCTAGATTAGAAAGAGCTTTAATTAGTTTTATGTTAGATACGCATACGACAGAACATGGATATACAGAACATTTAACACCGTTTATGGTAAAATCAGAAGTTTGTGAAGGAACAGGACAACTTCCAAAATTTGAAGAAGATATGTATAAAACAACAGAAGATAATATGTATTTGATTTCTACTTCTGAAATTACAATGACAAATATCCATAGAAAAGAAATTTTGGACCAAGCGGAACTTCCTAAATATTATACTGCATATTCTCCTTGTTTCAGAAGAGAAGCAGGTTCTTATGGGAAAGATGTAAAAGGTCTTATCAGAGTTCACCAATTTAATAAGGTAGAAATGGTAAAAATTACAGACAATAAAACATCTTATGATGAATTGGAAAAAATGGTAAATAATGCAGAAACGATTTTACAAAAATTAGAGCTTCCATATCGAGTCATTGCATTATGTTCCGGAGATATTGGATTTAGTGCAGCAAAAACTTACGATTTAGAAGTATGGTTACCATCACAAAATAAATATCGAGAAATTTCTTCTTGTTCCAACTGTGAAGATTTCCAAGCGAGAAGAATGGGATTGAAATATAGACCGCAAGGAGAAAATAAGAGTGAATTCTGCCATACTTTGAATGGTTCAGGATTAGCGGTAGGAAGAACTTTAGTAGCGATTATGGAAAATTATCAACAAGAAGATGGAAGCTTCTTGATTCCAAAAGTATTAGTGCCATATATGGGAGGAATGGAAGTTGTTAAAAAATAA
- a CDS encoding TIGR03936 family radical SAM-associated protein has protein sequence MKKRVYFDKYDNMRFISHLDLIRFLERLFQKTNLPIKYSNGFHPRPKMSFGNPISLGTEAFGEIMDIELEEDLSNAEVLRRLNSAQVLGFQVQKVESLEGKGNIVEEYPYTRYSVEGSCSVIDRLEELLQQEEIVEVREKKGKIVTRELKERIVSWERKENGITLTSINISPNAYLELAKITQQEVRIKRLGYEKAEDKGEELC, from the coding sequence ATGAAAAAAAGAGTATATTTTGACAAGTATGATAATATGCGATTTATTTCCCATTTAGATTTGATTCGTTTTTTAGAAAGATTATTTCAAAAAACAAATCTTCCGATTAAATATAGTAATGGATTTCATCCAAGGCCAAAAATGTCTTTTGGGAATCCGATTTCTCTTGGAACGGAAGCTTTTGGAGAGATTATGGATATTGAATTGGAAGAGGATTTAAGCAATGCAGAAGTTTTAAGACGATTAAATTCTGCTCAAGTATTAGGTTTTCAAGTACAAAAAGTAGAAAGCTTAGAGGGAAAAGGAAATATCGTAGAAGAATATCCATATACTAGATATTCTGTGGAAGGCTCGTGTAGTGTAATAGACCGCTTGGAAGAGTTATTACAACAGGAAGAAATTGTAGAAGTTCGTGAAAAAAAAGGAAAAATAGTAACCCGAGAATTGAAAGAAAGAATTGTTTCTTGGGAGAGAAAAGAAAATGGTATTACATTGACAAGTATCAACATTTCACCAAATGCTTATTTAGAATTAGCGAAGATTACACAGCAAGAAGTGAGAATAAAGAGATTAGGATATGAGAAAGCCGAAGATAAGGGGGAAGAACTATGCTAG
- the lpxD gene encoding UDP-3-O-(3-hydroxymyristoyl)glucosamine N-acyltransferase yields MSYQINDLVTLLNGTIKGESVERVSGLAPFFHAEEGEVTFAAEEKFLTKLQECKAKVIIVPDVDLPMNLGKTYIVVRDNPRILMPKLLHFFKRPLKKMEKMIEDSAKIGENVSIAPNVYIGHDAVIGDHVVLYPNVFIGEGVEIGAGSILYSNVSIREFVKIGKECIFQPGAVIGSDGFGFVKVQGNNMKIDQIGSVIIEDFVEIGANTTVDRGAIGNTVIKKYTKIDNLVQIAHNDRIGENCLIVSQVGIAGSTEIGNNVTLAGQTGVAGHIKIGDNIIIGSKSGVSGDVKSNQILSGYPLVDHKEDLKIKVSMKKLPELLKRVKELEKKGK; encoded by the coding sequence ATGAGTTATCAAATCAATGACTTAGTAACTCTTCTGAATGGAACAATAAAGGGAGAGAGTGTGGAACGAGTTTCTGGACTCGCTCCCTTTTTCCATGCAGAAGAAGGGGAAGTTACCTTTGCGGCAGAAGAAAAATTTTTAACAAAACTACAGGAATGTAAGGCGAAAGTCATTATTGTTCCGGACGTAGATTTACCTATGAATTTAGGAAAAACATACATTGTAGTCCGAGACAATCCTAGAATTTTAATGCCGAAATTATTACATTTTTTTAAACGGCCTTTAAAAAAGATGGAAAAAATGATAGAGGATTCTGCTAAAATTGGAGAAAATGTATCGATCGCTCCCAATGTGTATATAGGACATGATGCTGTGATTGGAGATCATGTAGTGTTATATCCCAATGTATTTATTGGAGAGGGTGTTGAAATTGGAGCAGGAAGTATTTTATATTCCAATGTAAGTATTCGAGAATTTGTTAAAATTGGAAAAGAATGTATTTTTCAACCGGGTGCTGTGATTGGATCGGACGGCTTTGGCTTTGTGAAAGTACAAGGGAACAATATGAAAATTGATCAGATTGGTTCTGTTATTATAGAAGATTTTGTGGAAATTGGAGCGAATACGACAGTGGATAGAGGTGCCATTGGAAATACTGTTATTAAAAAATATACAAAAATTGATAATCTGGTACAGATAGCACATAATGATAGAATCGGAGAAAATTGCTTAATTGTATCTCAAGTGGGAATTGCAGGAAGTACAGAAATTGGAAATAATGTAACCTTGGCTGGACAAACGGGAGTAGCGGGTCATATTAAAATTGGAGATAATATTATTATCGGTTCGAAATCCGGAGTCAGTGGAGATGTAAAATCCAATCAAATTTTATCAGGATATCCTTTAGTGGACCACAAAGAGGATTTAAAAATCAAAGTTTCGATGAAAAAATTACCAGAATTATTGAAACGAGTAAAAGAGCTTGAAAAGAAGGGAAAATAA
- a CDS encoding OmpH family outer membrane protein — MKKMLMMLGLVSVLSVSAFAEKIAVVDSQEVIGKYSGTKTVGASLDKEAKRYENEINQRQVALQKEEVALQAKGNKITDAEKKAFQAKVEGFYKYVNTSKETMGKMEYDKMSVIFKKANKAVQAVAAEGKYDYVLERGAVLLGGEDITDKVIKKMEATK; from the coding sequence ATGAAAAAAATGTTAATGATGTTAGGATTGGTATCTGTTTTATCAGTAAGTGCATTTGCAGAAAAAATTGCGGTAGTAGATTCTCAAGAAGTGATTGGAAAATATAGTGGAACAAAAACCGTAGGAGCTAGCTTAGATAAAGAAGCAAAAAGATATGAAAATGAAATCAATCAAAGACAAGTAGCTTTACAAAAAGAAGAAGTAGCTTTACAAGCAAAAGGAAATAAAATTACTGATGCCGAAAAGAAGGCATTCCAAGCAAAAGTAGAAGGATTTTATAAATATGTAAATACTTCAAAAGAAACTATGGGAAAAATGGAATATGATAAAATGTCAGTAATCTTTAAGAAAGCAAACAAAGCAGTACAAGCAGTAGCGGCAGAAGGAAAGTATGACTATGTTCTTGAAAGAGGAGCTGTTCTTTTAGGTGGAGAAGATATTACTGATAAAGTAATCAAAAAAATGGAAGCAACAAAATAA
- a CDS encoding BamA/OMP85 family outer membrane protein has product MKRTLVAMLLFLVSMVSFAAGGSLLVKKLEVLNNQEVPASIILNQMDLKEGKPFSTEVMLHDFQTLKASKYLEDVMIQPQAYEGGVNVVVNVVEKKDAQMLLREDGIISVSEQANVDKSLILSNIMISGNQLVSTSDMKAVLPLKQGGYFSKTAIEDGQKALLATGYFKEVVPSTQKNGNGVEVTYTVVENPVIQGINIHGNTLFSTQDILKALKTKTGEVLNINYLRADRDAIMNLYQDQGYTLSEITDMGLNEKGELEVVVSEGIVRNVSFQKMVTKQKGHRRKPTDDILKTQDYVIQREIELQSGKIYNSQDYDNTVQNLMRLGIFKNIKSEIRRVPGDPNGRDIVLLIDEDRTAILQGAISYGSETGVMGTLSLKDNNWKGRAQEFGVNFEKSNKDYTGFTIDFFDPWIRDTDRISWGWSLYKTSYGDSDSALFNNIDTIGAKINVGKGFARNWRFSLGMKGEYVKEEANKGNFTQLSNGSWQYNGKNKNNPNERIFDKDAVNDKYWVWSIFPYLTYDTRNNPWNATSGEYAKLQLETGYAGGYKSGSFSNATLELRKYHRGFWKKNIFAYKVVGGIMTQSTKEGQRFWVGGGNTLRGYDGGTFRGTQKVTATIENRTQINDILGIVFFADAGRAWNQKGRDPEYGNDETFSKGIATTAGVGLRLNTPMGPLRFDFGWPVGKLQDKYSQDRGMKFYFNMGQSF; this is encoded by the coding sequence ATGAAAAGAACACTCGTTGCCATGTTGCTATTTCTAGTGAGCATGGTTAGTTTTGCCGCTGGAGGATCTTTGCTTGTAAAGAAACTAGAAGTTTTAAATAATCAAGAAGTTCCAGCAAGTATTATTTTAAATCAAATGGATTTGAAGGAAGGAAAACCATTTTCGACAGAAGTTATGCTTCATGATTTCCAAACATTGAAAGCATCTAAGTACTTAGAAGATGTTATGATTCAACCGCAAGCTTATGAAGGTGGAGTGAACGTAGTAGTCAATGTGGTAGAAAAGAAAGATGCACAAATGCTATTAAGAGAAGATGGGATTATCTCAGTTTCAGAACAAGCAAATGTAGATAAGTCTTTGATTTTATCTAATATTATGATTTCCGGAAATCAACTTGTTTCTACTTCTGATATGAAAGCTGTTTTACCTTTGAAACAAGGAGGATATTTTTCAAAAACAGCAATAGAAGATGGACAAAAGGCATTATTAGCAACAGGATATTTTAAAGAAGTTGTTCCAAGCACTCAAAAGAATGGAAATGGAGTTGAAGTTACTTATACTGTAGTAGAAAATCCTGTCATTCAAGGAATTAATATTCATGGAAACACTTTATTCTCAACACAAGATATTTTAAAAGCTTTAAAAACAAAAACAGGAGAAGTTTTAAATATCAATTATTTACGAGCAGACCGAGATGCTATTATGAATTTATATCAAGACCAAGGATATACCTTATCTGAAATTACAGATATGGGATTAAATGAAAAAGGAGAATTGGAAGTTGTCGTTTCAGAAGGAATTGTACGAAATGTTAGTTTCCAAAAAATGGTTACAAAGCAAAAAGGTCATAGAAGAAAACCAACAGATGATATTTTGAAAACACAAGATTATGTAATTCAGAGAGAAATCGAATTGCAATCAGGAAAAATTTACAATTCACAAGATTATGATAATACAGTACAAAATTTAATGAGATTAGGTATTTTTAAAAATATAAAATCAGAAATTAGAAGAGTTCCAGGAGATCCAAATGGAAGAGATATTGTCTTATTGATAGATGAAGATAGAACTGCAATCTTACAAGGAGCAATTTCTTATGGGTCTGAAACAGGTGTGATGGGAACTTTATCTTTGAAAGATAATAACTGGAAAGGAAGAGCTCAAGAATTTGGAGTAAATTTTGAAAAATCAAATAAAGATTATACCGGATTCACGATTGATTTCTTTGACCCTTGGATTCGAGATACTGATAGAATTTCTTGGGGATGGAGTTTATATAAAACTTCTTATGGAGATAGTGATAGTGCTTTATTTAATAATATCGATACCATTGGAGCTAAGATCAATGTTGGAAAAGGATTTGCAAGAAATTGGCGTTTCAGCTTAGGAATGAAGGGAGAATACGTTAAAGAAGAGGCCAACAAGGGAAATTTTACACAGTTGTCAAACGGAAGTTGGCAATATAACGGAAAAAATAAGAACAATCCAAATGAAAGAATTTTTGATAAAGATGCTGTTAACGATAAATATTGGGTATGGAGTATCTTCCCATATTTAACTTATGATACAAGAAACAACCCTTGGAATGCAACTAGTGGAGAATATGCAAAATTGCAGTTAGAAACAGGATATGCAGGTGGGTATAAATCAGGAAGTTTCTCAAATGCAACTTTAGAATTAAGAAAATATCATAGAGGATTCTGGAAGAAAAATATTTTTGCTTACAAAGTAGTCGGAGGAATTATGACTCAATCTACGAAAGAAGGACAACGTTTCTGGGTTGGTGGAGGAAATACTCTAAGAGGATATGATGGTGGAACTTTCCGAGGAACTCAAAAAGTAACAGCAACCATTGAAAACAGAACACAAATCAATGATATTTTAGGAATTGTGTTCTTTGCAGATGCAGGACGTGCTTGGAATCAAAAAGGACGAGATCCGGAATATGGAAATGATGAAACTTTCTCAAAAGGAATCGCAACAACAGCAGGGGTTGGATTACGTTTAAATACTCCTATGGGACCATTAAGATTTGACTTTGGATGGCCGGTTGGAAAATTACAAGATAAATATAGTCAAGATCGTGGAATGAAGTTCTATTTCAATATGGGACAATCATTCTAA
- the rsmG gene encoding 16S rRNA (guanine(527)-N(7))-methyltransferase RsmG, with product MKEYLQEGIQKLGISLSEKQIENLLTYVTLLLEYNQHTNLTAIREEKAVIEKHILDSLLLQEYIPKDATTAIDIGTGAGFPGMVLAICNPMIHFTLMDSVGKKTKFLEWVKEDLNLQNVEVINARAEDYIQISKRREYYDLGFCRGVSKLAVILEYMIPFLKVGALFLPQKMVGTEEEKEAVNALQILKAQIEKKYTKYLPYSQEERLILQIRKEEKTDKMYPRKVGLITKKPL from the coding sequence ATGAAAGAGTATTTACAAGAAGGAATACAAAAATTAGGGATTTCCTTATCTGAAAAACAAATAGAAAATTTATTGACTTATGTTACTCTTTTGTTGGAATACAATCAACATACCAATTTGACAGCAATTCGAGAAGAAAAAGCAGTCATAGAAAAACATATTTTAGATTCTTTATTACTACAAGAATATATTCCAAAGGATGCTACAACAGCTATTGATATTGGAACAGGAGCAGGATTTCCGGGAATGGTACTAGCGATTTGCAATCCAATGATTCACTTTACTTTAATGGATTCCGTGGGAAAAAAGACAAAATTTTTGGAATGGGTAAAGGAAGATTTAAACTTACAGAATGTTGAAGTTATCAATGCAAGAGCAGAAGATTATATTCAAATATCGAAACGAAGAGAATATTATGATTTAGGATTTTGTAGAGGAGTTTCTAAGCTAGCTGTTATTTTAGAATATATGATTCCTTTCTTAAAAGTAGGAGCTTTATTTTTACCACAAAAAATGGTAGGAACCGAAGAGGAGAAAGAAGCGGTAAATGCTTTACAAATTTTAAAAGCTCAGATCGAAAAAAAATATACCAAATATTTACCGTATAGCCAAGAAGAGCGTTTGATTTTACAGATTCGGAAAGAAGAAAAAACGGACAAGATGTATCCTAGAAAAGTGGGACTTATTACCAAAAAACCTTTATAA